A genome region from Chengkuizengella sp. SCS-71B includes the following:
- a CDS encoding metal ABC transporter ATP-binding protein translates to MNESNHNMPLELCHECIISIENVSFYYENKTPVIQNLNFKILERDFVGLIGSNGAGKSTLLKMIAGLIKPVSGNIRLFGQPISEFKDWERIGYVPQKNAMNPFFPATVKEIVLSGLYGKKKMFKRLTKKELQKCDDSLQALGIERLAHRRIGNLSGGQQQRAFLARALINNPDLLILDEPMVGIDAETQESFFHMIQHMHKQHNITFLMVSHDVDMMHSYLGNEAIHTAGKLKFYVKHSHDLEDCVESDLTHSLKGFLKSEALKI, encoded by the coding sequence ATGAATGAATCAAATCATAATATGCCTCTTGAACTGTGTCACGAGTGTATCATTTCAATAGAAAATGTATCGTTTTATTATGAAAATAAAACACCAGTGATTCAAAATTTGAATTTTAAAATATTAGAGAGAGATTTTGTTGGTTTAATTGGCTCTAATGGAGCGGGCAAATCAACTTTACTAAAAATGATCGCAGGCTTAATAAAACCAGTAAGTGGTAATATAAGATTGTTTGGACAGCCGATATCAGAGTTTAAAGATTGGGAACGAATTGGTTATGTCCCTCAAAAAAATGCGATGAACCCATTTTTTCCTGCTACAGTAAAGGAAATTGTGCTTTCTGGTTTATACGGCAAGAAAAAAATGTTTAAACGTCTAACAAAAAAAGAATTACAGAAATGTGATGATTCACTTCAAGCACTAGGTATTGAAAGGTTAGCTCATCGTCGAATTGGAAACTTATCTGGGGGTCAACAACAACGGGCTTTTTTGGCAAGAGCTCTAATTAATAATCCAGATTTGCTCATTTTAGATGAACCGATGGTTGGCATTGATGCCGAAACACAGGAAAGTTTTTTTCATATGATTCAACATATGCATAAGCAGCATAATATTACTTTTTTAATGGTTTCTCATGATGTTGATATGATGCATTCTTATTTGGGGAATGAAGCGATACATACTGCTGGGAAGTTAAAGTTTTATGTAAAGCATTCACACGATTTGGAAGATTGTGTAGAATCAGATTTAACCCATTCATTGAAAGGATTTTTAAAAAGTGAAGCTTTAAAAATATAA
- a CDS encoding sulfite oxidase-like oxidoreductase, with product MSDNKNVENRVPPGQTVTEGFPVLHHGTVPYYNDMSKWDLKITGEVEQEITLSYMEVMNLPRKEYKNDIHCVTTWSKLDNVWEGIPVSEIMNLIKLKDSAKFVMLHGEHGWNTNLPIEDFLSETSFLGLIHNGERLTPEHGYPLRMVVPHLYFWKSAKWLRAIEFMEKDKPGFWERNGYHMYGDPFKEQRYDFD from the coding sequence ATGTCTGATAATAAAAATGTAGAGAATAGAGTACCGCCTGGACAAACTGTAACTGAAGGGTTTCCAGTTCTGCATCATGGAACCGTACCCTATTATAATGATATGAGTAAATGGGACTTGAAAATAACTGGAGAGGTTGAGCAAGAAATTACACTATCTTATATGGAAGTCATGAACTTGCCACGTAAAGAATATAAAAATGACATTCATTGTGTCACAACTTGGTCCAAACTAGATAACGTCTGGGAAGGTATCCCAGTAAGTGAAATTATGAATTTAATCAAACTCAAAGATTCTGCTAAATTTGTTATGTTACATGGTGAACATGGATGGAATACGAACTTACCCATTGAAGACTTTTTATCTGAAACTTCATTTTTAGGTCTAATTCACAACGGGGAACGTTTAACTCCTGAACATGGATATCCCCTACGTATGGTTGTCCCTCATTTATATTTTTGGAAAAGTGCTAAATGGCTGCGCGCTATTGAATTTATGGAAAAAGATAAACCAGGATTTTGGGAAAGAAACGGATATCACATGTATGGTGATCCTTTTAAAGAGCAGCGCTACGATTTTGATTAA
- a CDS encoding TetR/AcrR family transcriptional regulator has translation MKNNMEEQNMDNKLKYITKLIPYAKKLGLKSLRIDEIAKYMDISKATMYKYFSSKDEMVELMINMYVKYISKYDIELINGKSSYLERFEVAFEQTLLIEIYISDIFLLDLQNMYTELYEKIKYAKQKRNQNLLKFYEQGISDGVFNDINSKLILIEDELMIRKLLDPNLLIKHDITMKQAIFDLYRLKKFQLFKHNEQYDDTNIIQKIEQIIHKQNV, from the coding sequence ATGAAAAATAATATGGAAGAACAAAATATGGACAACAAATTGAAATATATAACAAAATTGATTCCATACGCAAAAAAACTTGGCCTTAAGTCATTGAGAATAGATGAAATAGCAAAATATATGGACATCAGTAAAGCTACGATGTATAAATACTTCTCATCTAAAGATGAAATGGTGGAATTAATGATAAATATGTACGTGAAGTATATATCTAAATATGATATTGAATTGATTAATGGAAAATCTTCCTATCTAGAGCGATTTGAGGTTGCTTTTGAGCAAACATTATTAATTGAGATTTATATTTCAGATATATTTTTGCTGGATTTGCAAAATATGTATACGGAATTGTACGAAAAAATTAAATATGCCAAACAAAAACGCAATCAAAATTTGTTGAAATTTTATGAACAGGGCATCTCTGATGGAGTTTTTAATGACATCAATTCAAAGCTGATTCTTATTGAAGATGAATTGATGATTAGAAAGTTGTTGGACCCGAACCTTTTAATCAAACATGACATTACAATGAAGCAAGCTATTTTTGATTTATACCGGTTAAAAAAATTTCAATTATTTAAACATAATGAGCAGTACGATGATACTAATATTATACAAAAAATTGAACAAATTATTCATAAACAAAATGTATAA
- the fni gene encoding type 2 isopentenyl-diphosphate Delta-isomerase produces MREQRKLDHLNLALQSNKSEHHSSFDELHFIHHSLPEMDVEECDLNVNLGGINLRSPLIINAMTGGAFSTEKINHDLAVIAKETGIALAVGSQKAALRNHKLVRTYEVVRKVNPKGMILANVSADSTVEEAMEAIEMLQANMLQLHLNIPQELVMPEGDRLFKGMIEKIHHIKEKAPVPVIAKEVGFGMCQETYETLKRIGIDIIDVGGKGGTNFVWIENQRREAKDFDFIDGWGQSTVVSLIESADYQIEIDFISSGGIRNPLDMVKSFALGAKAIGLASPVLSLLKEQGVEKTIHRIQNWHEQIKLIMTMLGKPRVEKLMNAPLVLIGGTKEWCDCRDIDYKSYARRR; encoded by the coding sequence ATGAGGGAACAAAGAAAACTAGATCATTTAAACTTAGCCCTACAATCAAATAAAAGTGAACATCATTCATCATTTGATGAGCTGCATTTTATTCATCATTCCTTACCTGAAATGGATGTTGAAGAGTGCGACTTAAATGTGAATTTAGGAGGAATAAATTTAAGGTCTCCTTTAATTATCAATGCGATGACAGGAGGTGCTTTTTCCACTGAAAAAATAAATCATGATTTAGCTGTTATCGCTAAGGAAACGGGGATTGCATTAGCTGTAGGTTCACAAAAAGCAGCCTTACGAAATCATAAACTAGTTCGCACTTATGAAGTGGTACGTAAAGTAAATCCTAAAGGGATGATTTTAGCAAATGTGAGTGCAGATAGTACGGTAGAAGAAGCGATGGAAGCAATTGAAATGCTGCAAGCGAATATGCTTCAACTACACTTAAATATCCCCCAAGAGTTAGTTATGCCAGAGGGAGATCGACTTTTTAAAGGTATGATTGAAAAAATACATCATATTAAAGAAAAAGCACCTGTTCCTGTGATTGCAAAAGAAGTTGGATTTGGAATGTGTCAAGAGACATATGAAACTTTGAAGAGGATTGGAATTGACATTATTGATGTTGGGGGCAAGGGTGGTACGAATTTTGTCTGGATAGAAAATCAGCGCAGAGAAGCCAAAGATTTTGATTTTATAGATGGATGGGGGCAATCCACCGTTGTTTCTTTAATTGAGTCTGCTGATTATCAAATCGAGATTGATTTTATATCCTCTGGAGGCATTCGAAATCCACTTGATATGGTGAAGAGCTTTGCTCTAGGTGCTAAGGCGATTGGATTGGCATCCCCTGTGTTGTCTCTTTTAAAAGAACAGGGCGTTGAGAAAACGATACATAGGATTCAAAATTGGCATGAACAAATCAAATTGATCATGACGATGCTTGGAAAACCACGTGTTGAAAAGCTAATGAATGCTCCCTTGGTTCTTATCGGGGGAACTAAAGAATGGTGTGATTGCAGAGATATTGATTATAAATCTTATGCAAGGAGAAGGTAA
- a CDS encoding alpha/beta hydrolase, translating into MFKSRTPSFRDSKGRVIKDSIASLEVMTIGGINQYVLMRGKHKNSPLLLFLHGGPGSAQIGFAPKSQKKLEENFVVINWDQRGAGKSYSSNIAVESMNINQFISDIYELINTLLKRFNQEKLYLVGHSWGSSLGSITAYKYPELIHAYIGVGQVVNMKRGESISYSFALDKAKETNHKKAIRQLIKIGPPPYKSMNGLRIQRKWLEKFGGSVHGSTFLKLLIKYLAFKEYTFLDWIRTIKNGILFSLNHLWEDLMEVDLLKDVNKFEVPVYLCVGRYDYQTPHELVEEYFHTLLSPKKELVWFEKSAHSPNFEEPDEFYDICISLIKSR; encoded by the coding sequence ATGTTTAAAAGTAGAACACCTAGTTTTAGAGATTCAAAGGGAAGAGTAATAAAAGATAGTATTGCTTCCTTAGAGGTGATGACGATTGGAGGAATAAATCAATACGTTCTCATGAGAGGAAAACATAAAAATTCTCCCTTACTACTTTTCTTACATGGCGGTCCTGGTTCAGCTCAAATAGGTTTTGCACCAAAATCACAAAAGAAATTAGAAGAAAACTTTGTAGTAATCAATTGGGACCAAAGGGGAGCGGGTAAATCTTACTCTTCAAATATTGCTGTAGAATCAATGAATATTAATCAATTCATTTCTGATATTTATGAACTAATAAATACTCTTTTAAAACGCTTCAATCAGGAAAAATTATATTTAGTTGGACATTCTTGGGGAAGTTCTCTTGGCTCAATAACGGCTTATAAATATCCTGAATTAATACATGCATATATAGGAGTGGGGCAAGTAGTGAACATGAAAAGAGGAGAGAGTATTTCTTATTCTTTTGCGCTTGATAAAGCAAAAGAAACAAATCATAAAAAGGCGATTAGACAATTAATAAAAATAGGTCCTCCACCATATAAAAGTATGAATGGTTTACGCATACAAAGAAAGTGGTTAGAAAAATTTGGGGGATCAGTTCATGGCAGTACTTTTCTCAAACTTTTGATAAAGTACCTTGCATTTAAAGAATATACATTTTTAGATTGGATTAGGACGATCAAGAATGGCATACTTTTCTCATTAAATCATTTATGGGAAGATTTAATGGAAGTTGATTTATTAAAAGATGTGAATAAATTTGAAGTTCCTGTATATTTGTGCGTGGGTCGTTATGACTATCAAACTCCCCATGAATTAGTTGAAGAGTATTTTCACACGTTGCTATCTCCAAAAAAAGAGTTGGTTTGGTTTGAGAAATCTGCCCATTCTCCTAATTTTGAAGAGCCCGATGAGTTTTACGATATTTGTATATCATTAATTAAAAGTCGCTAG
- a CDS encoding fumarylacetoacetate hydrolase family protein, whose translation MRFITAEKDNRTFIGITDEQFCYVLDLTLADKTKHQTVQLPATMTGCIESGEQFLSLANSLKQWIIDSPDQNKFKYQLNDIKLLAPIPRPTKNVFCIGKNYKDHVLEMGSEADLPSDPIVFTKPPTAVIGNEDIILNHKQVTDELDYEGELAVIIGKKGKNISKEQALDYVFGYTIINDITARDLQKKHKQFFIGKSLDTSCPMGPVIVHRTEINNPNNLNLQTKVNGEIRQEANTELFIFDVETIISIISKGHTLEPGDIIATGTPAGVGKGFNPPRLLQPGDHIEISVEGIGVLRNTVEH comes from the coding sequence ATGAGATTTATAACAGCAGAAAAAGACAATAGAACATTTATTGGAATCACAGATGAACAGTTTTGTTACGTGCTCGACCTCACTCTAGCAGATAAAACCAAACATCAAACAGTTCAGTTACCTGCTACAATGACCGGATGTATTGAATCAGGGGAGCAATTCCTAAGTTTAGCTAATTCACTGAAACAATGGATCATAGACAGTCCAGATCAAAATAAGTTCAAATATCAATTAAATGATATCAAACTGCTTGCCCCCATCCCTAGACCAACAAAAAATGTATTTTGTATTGGAAAAAACTATAAAGATCATGTGCTTGAGATGGGTAGTGAAGCTGATCTTCCATCAGACCCGATTGTATTTACAAAACCTCCAACAGCTGTAATTGGAAATGAGGATATTATATTAAACCACAAACAAGTGACAGATGAATTAGATTATGAAGGTGAGCTTGCTGTTATCATTGGTAAAAAGGGTAAAAACATCTCTAAAGAGCAGGCTCTAGATTATGTATTTGGATATACGATCATAAATGATATTACAGCTAGGGACTTGCAAAAAAAACATAAGCAATTTTTCATAGGGAAAAGTTTAGATACTTCCTGTCCAATGGGACCAGTTATCGTTCATAGGACAGAAATTAATAACCCAAACAACTTAAATTTACAAACGAAAGTAAATGGTGAAATAAGACAAGAAGCTAATACGGAATTATTTATTTTTGATGTAGAAACCATCATCTCTATCATATCAAAAGGTCATACATTAGAACCTGGTGATATCATTGCAACGGGAACTCCCGCTGGTGTTGGAAAAGGATTTAACCCTCCCCGGTTACTGCAGCCAGGGGATCATATAGAAATATCGGTTGAAGGCATAGGGGTTTTAAGGAACACAGTGGAACATTAA
- a CDS encoding aldo/keto reductase — MDKIKLGSQGLEVSKLGLGCMGMSEFYGETNESESLQTLKRALELGITFFDTSDVYGYDQNGKGTNETLVGKGLREHRNQVQIATKFGVVRNDSQILGYKASPDYVVESCESSLKRLGTDYIDLYYLHRADPNVPIEETVGAMAKLVEEGKVRYIGLCEVTSEQLTAAHAVHPITALQTEYSLWSRDVEAEILKTCRELNVGFVPYSPLGRGFLTGEIKKLDDLAENDWRRANPRFTEEAINHNLNIVRGIESMAKEKKCTPAQLALAWVLSQGNDIVPIPGTKRIKYLEQNVGALDIHLSKDDLKKLNELADSTFGSRY; from the coding sequence ATGGATAAAATTAAACTAGGTTCACAAGGATTAGAGGTTTCTAAGTTAGGACTAGGGTGTATGGGCATGTCTGAATTTTACGGTGAAACTAATGAATCAGAATCACTTCAAACTTTAAAACGAGCGTTAGAGCTGGGAATTACTTTTTTTGATACATCAGACGTATATGGATATGATCAAAATGGAAAAGGTACAAATGAAACGCTAGTTGGGAAAGGTTTAAGAGAACATCGAAACCAAGTACAGATTGCAACAAAATTTGGCGTTGTAAGAAACGATTCTCAAATACTTGGTTATAAAGCTAGTCCAGATTATGTAGTGGAATCCTGCGAAAGTAGTTTAAAACGCCTAGGCACAGATTATATCGATTTATACTACTTACATCGGGCTGACCCAAATGTACCCATTGAAGAAACCGTTGGTGCCATGGCAAAACTTGTTGAGGAAGGAAAAGTTCGATATATCGGATTGTGTGAAGTAACGTCTGAACAATTAACAGCAGCCCATGCTGTACATCCTATCACTGCTTTACAAACTGAATATTCCTTATGGTCACGAGATGTAGAAGCTGAAATATTAAAAACCTGTCGTGAATTAAATGTAGGATTTGTACCATACAGCCCATTAGGAAGAGGGTTTTTAACAGGAGAAATTAAAAAGTTGGATGACCTGGCTGAAAATGATTGGAGAAGAGCAAATCCTCGTTTCACAGAAGAAGCCATAAATCACAATTTAAATATCGTTCGTGGTATTGAATCTATGGCAAAAGAAAAAAAATGTACACCCGCACAGCTTGCTCTTGCTTGGGTATTATCTCAAGGGAATGATATTGTTCCCATACCAGGTACAAAGCGAATTAAATATCTAGAACAAAACGTAGGTGCATTAGATATTCATTTATCAAAAGAT
- a CDS encoding protein-glutamine gamma-glutamyltransferase, translating into MIRINNRYVTFQQLESQMMLSVFQRDILRQMINSQAVYSYSSAKELNFELQMRENIIEAAKLLNNSDASFATFRYSRGNPRYWLTESNGALRLLPGIKPSDAINDIFVNGSEYGFECATGMVIVLYKAVMQSIGVERFNYLFRNLYLWAWQYDKDLSLNTTRRYDYFPGDILYFDNPDVDPSTPQWQGENVVYMGNGLYFGHGVGIKPKEGMIEELNSFRYPGSMRSAFLLEQATRPDYKRLYGYTLMYTPQYM; encoded by the coding sequence ATGATAAGAATCAACAATCGATATGTAACATTCCAGCAGCTTGAATCACAAATGATGTTATCTGTGTTTCAAAGGGATATTTTGCGACAAATGATCAATAGTCAAGCTGTTTATTCATATTCTTCTGCGAAAGAATTAAATTTTGAACTTCAGATGAGAGAGAATATCATCGAAGCTGCAAAGTTGTTGAATAACAGCGATGCTTCGTTTGCTACTTTCAGATATTCAAGAGGAAATCCAAGATATTGGCTTACAGAGAGCAATGGTGCTTTAAGGTTACTACCAGGAATAAAACCTTCAGATGCAATTAACGACATATTTGTTAATGGCTCTGAGTATGGGTTTGAGTGTGCTACTGGGATGGTTATTGTGTTATACAAAGCAGTAATGCAGTCTATAGGAGTAGAGAGATTTAATTATTTGTTTCGAAATTTGTATCTATGGGCATGGCAATACGATAAAGATTTAAGTCTAAATACTACCCGAAGATACGACTATTTCCCGGGTGATATTTTATATTTCGACAATCCAGATGTAGATCCTAGTACACCTCAATGGCAGGGCGAAAATGTTGTTTATATGGGGAATGGACTTTATTTTGGCCATGGTGTTGGGATTAAACCAAAGGAAGGTATGATTGAGGAGTTGAATTCATTCCGTTATCCAGGGAGTATGAGATCTGCTTTTTTATTGGAACAAGCAACAAGACCAGATTACAAAAGACTGTATGGGTATACTTTGATGTACACTCCACAATATATGTAA
- a CDS encoding metal ABC transporter permease — MDLDIFLFPFFQKTLFVGFLIGIVAPLIGVFIVLRRLSMIGDALSHVSIAGVALGFIIEVYPLTLGIAFALIASFAIEKLRKAYPSYAELSIAIIMSGGIAFASVLFTSGKGFNINVQDYLFGSIVALDTADIWIVFAVTLLVIAFVAISYKELFLITLDEDAARVSGLPTRLYNILITTLTALVISVIIKIVGALLVSALITIPVACSLVIGKSFRHTVWMAIVFSEVAVMGGLVIAGIWNFAPGGTVVLLSIALLMLSFLSSRKKSM, encoded by the coding sequence TTGGATTTAGATATATTTTTATTTCCATTTTTTCAAAAAACACTGTTTGTTGGTTTTTTGATCGGAATTGTCGCACCATTAATTGGTGTTTTTATCGTATTAAGAAGATTATCCATGATTGGCGATGCTTTATCTCATGTTTCTATTGCTGGAGTAGCTCTAGGTTTTATCATTGAGGTTTATCCTCTTACACTTGGTATTGCCTTCGCTCTGATTGCATCTTTTGCTATAGAGAAATTAAGAAAAGCCTATCCAAGCTACGCAGAATTATCCATTGCTATTATAATGTCTGGTGGTATAGCTTTTGCTTCTGTTTTATTTACATCAGGTAAGGGATTCAATATCAATGTACAAGATTATTTGTTTGGGAGTATCGTTGCACTGGACACAGCCGATATTTGGATTGTTTTTGCCGTAACGTTGTTAGTGATTGCATTTGTTGCAATTTCGTATAAGGAATTATTTTTAATTACACTAGACGAAGACGCGGCCAGAGTAAGTGGACTTCCTACGCGACTTTATAATATTTTAATTACGACTTTAACAGCACTTGTGATCAGCGTCATCATAAAGATAGTTGGAGCTCTATTAGTATCGGCTCTAATCACAATTCCAGTTGCCTGTAGTTTAGTTATTGGAAAAAGCTTTAGACATACGGTTTGGATGGCGATTGTATTCTCAGAGGTTGCAGTAATGGGTGGTTTAGTCATTGCAGGAATTTGGAATTTCGCTCCAGGAGGTACGGTTGTATTATTGTCCATTGCATTATTAATGCTTTCATTTTTATCTTCCAGAAAAAAATCTATGTAG
- a CDS encoding sporulation protein YjcZ, translating into MSCYGGNGSSGAAIVLVLFILLVIILIAAVSRC; encoded by the coding sequence ATGAGTTGTTACGGAGGAAACGGTTCTAGTGGAGCTGCTATTGTTCTAGTACTATTCATTCTTTTAGTTATTATTTTAATTGCAGCTGTTTCTAGATGTTAA
- a CDS encoding low molecular weight protein-tyrosine-phosphatase, giving the protein MIRVLFVCLGNICRSPMAEAVFKHKVKKRGLQNIIQVDSAGTGDWHIGNPPHEGTRNILDEYEVDYIGLKARQVVVEDMDDFDYIIAMDEKNLKDLKTLSKNKQIQIYKMLDFLPSSEITNVPDPYFTGNFNEVYELIESSCEQLLETIIKNMK; this is encoded by the coding sequence GTGATTCGAGTTTTATTTGTTTGTTTAGGGAATATTTGTCGTTCTCCAATGGCAGAGGCTGTATTTAAACATAAAGTAAAAAAGAGAGGATTACAAAACATAATACAAGTTGATTCTGCTGGTACTGGGGATTGGCATATTGGGAATCCACCACACGAAGGAACTAGGAATATTTTAGATGAATATGAAGTGGATTATATCGGTTTAAAAGCAAGACAAGTTGTAGTTGAAGATATGGATGATTTTGATTACATCATTGCAATGGATGAAAAAAACTTGAAGGATTTAAAAACACTTTCAAAAAATAAACAAATTCAAATTTACAAAATGTTAGATTTTTTACCTTCAAGTGAGATAACGAACGTTCCTGATCCTTATTTTACAGGTAATTTTAATGAAGTATATGAGTTGATTGAATCCAGCTGTGAGCAGCTTTTAGAAACAATTATAAAAAATATGAAGTGA
- a CDS encoding ABC transporter ATP-binding protein, which produces MSPFKTYFQFVKPYWKLIFITIIIGVIKFGIPLTLPLMMQYVIDGLLTNDEMAVNEKVSKLVYLLIGALILFIIVRWPIEYLRQYFAQLATSRILFDIRNRLFDHIQKLSIRFYQNRKVGEIISRFINDVEQTKSIVEVGLMNIWLDLFTLTIALGFMFYLNPILALIAISIFPLYAIAVKILYKRLKQLTKDRSQALAEIQAYLHERIQGIPVIRSFTLEKVERDRFGKRNSIYLDKALKQTRWNALTHSIINTLTDIAPLLVIGYGGYQVIQGNLTLGAFVAFFGYLDRLYSPLRRLVNSSTVLTQAAASLERMVEFMEEPYDIVDSPHAYPIKNVKGDIQFDHVTFSYLKDGEPVLKDIQFSIRSGETVALVGMSGGGKSSLVGLIPRFFDINQGVIRIDGQDITNIQTKSLRENIGMVLQDNILFSGSIRENILFGKPDATEEEIIQAAKAANANDFIMELPKGYDTEIGERGVKLSGGQKQRVAISRVFLKDPQILILDEATSALDLESEALIQKSLDRLAKDRTTLIVAHRLSTITHADKIVYMEDGQIKEMGTHQQLMNTGGGYARLYNVQNLTSDSPVKTTNF; this is translated from the coding sequence ATGAGTCCATTTAAAACGTATTTTCAATTTGTAAAGCCCTATTGGAAATTAATCTTTATTACCATTATTATAGGAGTGATCAAATTTGGCATTCCTTTAACACTACCTTTAATGATGCAGTATGTAATAGATGGTTTACTTACTAATGATGAAATGGCTGTAAATGAGAAGGTTTCGAAGCTTGTTTATTTACTTATAGGTGCTCTCATTTTATTTATAATTGTGAGATGGCCTATTGAATACTTAAGGCAATACTTTGCACAGCTTGCTACTAGCCGTATACTGTTTGATATCCGTAATCGTTTATTTGATCATATTCAGAAATTATCCATTCGTTTTTATCAAAACCGAAAGGTTGGAGAAATCATCTCTCGATTTATTAACGATGTAGAGCAAACGAAGAGTATCGTAGAAGTCGGTTTGATGAATATTTGGTTAGATTTATTTACCCTCACGATTGCTCTAGGGTTTATGTTTTACTTAAATCCTATACTCGCTTTAATTGCGATATCCATCTTCCCTCTGTATGCGATAGCAGTAAAAATATTGTATAAACGTTTGAAACAATTAACAAAGGATCGTTCACAAGCTTTAGCGGAAATTCAGGCTTATTTACATGAAAGAATTCAAGGGATACCTGTAATTAGAAGCTTTACATTGGAAAAAGTTGAACGAGATAGATTTGGAAAAAGAAATAGCATCTATTTAGATAAAGCTTTGAAACAAACCCGATGGAATGCACTAACTCATTCAATTATTAATACACTTACTGATATTGCACCACTTCTTGTCATCGGTTATGGTGGTTATCAAGTAATTCAAGGAAATTTGACTTTAGGAGCGTTTGTTGCTTTTTTTGGTTATTTGGATCGATTGTACAGTCCATTACGTCGTTTGGTAAACTCCTCTACTGTTTTAACTCAGGCTGCAGCATCTTTAGAAAGAATGGTGGAGTTCATGGAAGAGCCATACGATATTGTAGATTCACCTCATGCATATCCTATTAAAAATGTAAAAGGAGATATCCAATTTGACCATGTTACTTTTAGCTATCTAAAAGACGGGGAACCTGTTTTAAAGGATATTCAATTTTCTATACGATCAGGAGAAACAGTCGCTTTAGTAGGGATGAGTGGAGGAGGTAAGTCTTCACTTGTAGGATTAATTCCTCGATTTTTTGATATCAATCAAGGAGTTATTCGTATAGATGGTCAAGATATTACGAATATACAAACAAAAAGCTTGCGTGAAAATATTGGAATGGTGCTGCAAGATAACATTTTATTTAGCGGGTCTATTCGTGAAAACATCTTGTTCGGTAAACCTGATGCTACAGAAGAAGAGATAATTCAGGCTGCTAAGGCTGCAAATGCAAATGATTTTATTATGGAGCTTCCCAAAGGTTATGATACTGAAATAGGAGAACGTGGAGTAAAATTATCTGGAGGACAAAAACAACGTGTTGCCATATCAAGAGTGTTCCTTAAAGATCCTCAAATATTAATTTTGGATGAAGCAACCTCAGCTCTTGATTTAGAATCAGAAGCCTTGATTCAAAAATCGTTAGACCGTTTAGCAAAAGATCGAACAACACTTATTGTCGCTCATCGTCTTTCCACAATCACACATGCTGATAAAATTGTGTATATGGAAGATGGGCAAATTAAAGAAATGGGAACTCATCAACAGTTAATGAATACTGGCGGAGGTTATGCGCGTTTATATAATGTACAGAATCTTACTTCAGATTCACCTGTTAAGACTACAAATTTCTAA